The following are encoded in a window of Kitasatospora sp. NBC_01250 genomic DNA:
- a CDS encoding bifunctional DNA primase/polymerase, whose amino-acid sequence MRESRELSARHRRTRQALLQAALTCAERWRWPVLPGAVLVERAGAPGGLGPAGPDPAGLDAAGLDATGLDPAGLDPAGPVAICSCADPHCPVPAAHPHDHSLLAATTDATMVRWWWERHSPQAPVLVATGSAVAAVSLPAAAGQRLLAYLDALRLTPGPVLASPTRWALLVAPYGYPELAELLVEQERTLRPGGGPGAVPSSVRYHGPGGFLVLPPSRVGGQGAAMRWVRRPVPAPGGGVWLPPVAGLLEALVAAGSAEPDGSRLAF is encoded by the coding sequence ATGCGTGAGTCGCGGGAGTTGTCCGCCAGGCACCGCAGAACCCGACAGGCGCTGCTCCAGGCGGCGTTGACCTGTGCGGAGCGCTGGCGCTGGCCGGTGCTGCCAGGGGCGGTGCTGGTGGAGCGGGCCGGCGCACCCGGTGGGCTGGGCCCCGCCGGGCCCGATCCCGCCGGGCTGGACGCTGCCGGGCTGGACGCCACCGGCCTCGATCCGGCCGGGCTCGATCCCGCCGGGCCGGTCGCGATCTGCTCCTGTGCCGATCCGCACTGCCCGGTCCCCGCGGCGCACCCGCACGACCACTCGCTGCTGGCGGCCACCACCGACGCCACCATGGTGCGCTGGTGGTGGGAGCGGCACAGCCCGCAGGCGCCGGTGCTGGTGGCGACCGGGAGCGCGGTGGCGGCGGTCAGCCTGCCGGCCGCGGCGGGGCAGCGGCTGCTGGCATACCTGGACGCGCTGCGGCTCACCCCGGGGCCGGTGCTGGCCTCGCCGACCCGCTGGGCGCTGCTCGTCGCGCCCTACGGGTACCCGGAGTTGGCGGAGCTGCTGGTGGAGCAGGAGCGGACGCTGCGGCCGGGCGGCGGTCCCGGCGCGGTGCCCAGCTCGGTGCGGTACCACGGGCCCGGCGGGTTCCTGGTGCTGCCGCCCTCGCGGGTCGGCGGCCAGGGCGCGGCGATGCGGTGGGTGCGGCGGCCGGTGCCGGCGCCGGGCGGCGGGGTCTGGCTGCCGCCGGTGGCGGGACTGTTGGAGGCTCTGGTGGCGGCGGGCTCGGCAGAGCCGGACGGCAGCAGGCTCGCGTTCTGA
- a CDS encoding S1C family serine protease, giving the protein MSTEHESGSTGPQGEHLSSGHGEPGGTPAVGDTPTVSEPVVKAQPTLAFTKVPAPEAPAEKPVDPRVAAPAEAPAAPVAEPAAEAPAAEAEARPAAPAYLDAPPPSAPASSYQDTPPPATAPAAGAMEPPANPYAPPPVTPVAGGAPITPGVPAGPPPQAEHHPFGAGTPLGDTWSTPAAAPGYPGGPGYPGGPGYPGAEFPGEYPGAFGTPPAPRKKGKGGLVALIAAVALVAGVAGGITGAAIKGNGSNSAFGSSRTSTTVSGSTNQAALNRAPDSVAGVANKALPSVVTIKAEGSSESGTGTGWVFDTEGHIVTNNHVVAPAQGGGKLTVKFSDGNSYPASVVGQAKGYDLAVVKLDSQPSEKLTPLPLGDSDQVAVGDTTIAIGAPYDLESTVTSGIVSAKNRPVASGDESGTQTSYMNALQTDASINPGNSGGPLLNASGSVIGVNSAIQSNSSGSGQAGSIGLGFAIPINQVKRVAQMLISTGTPVYATLGVLRNDNYNGDGAQINTAPVGNTAAVTPGGPADKAGLKPGDVITKLDGEVIDNGPALVSAIWTHAPGEQVQIDYTRNGQPGHTTVTLGSRTGDQPS; this is encoded by the coding sequence GTGAGCACCGAGCACGAGAGTGGTTCCACCGGGCCGCAGGGGGAGCACCTCTCCAGCGGTCACGGCGAGCCGGGGGGCACTCCGGCGGTCGGTGACACACCGACGGTGAGCGAGCCGGTCGTGAAGGCGCAGCCGACCCTGGCGTTCACCAAGGTGCCCGCACCCGAGGCCCCGGCCGAGAAGCCGGTCGACCCGCGCGTGGCGGCCCCGGCCGAGGCTCCCGCCGCCCCTGTTGCCGAGCCCGCCGCCGAGGCCCCCGCCGCCGAGGCCGAGGCGCGCCCCGCGGCGCCCGCCTACCTCGACGCCCCGCCGCCCTCGGCGCCCGCCTCCTCCTACCAGGACACGCCGCCCCCGGCGACCGCTCCGGCCGCCGGCGCCATGGAGCCGCCGGCCAACCCCTACGCCCCCCCGCCCGTCACCCCCGTGGCGGGCGGCGCACCGATCACCCCCGGTGTCCCGGCCGGCCCGCCCCCGCAGGCCGAGCACCACCCCTTCGGCGCCGGCACCCCGCTCGGCGACACCTGGTCGACCCCGGCCGCCGCGCCCGGTTACCCGGGCGGCCCCGGCTACCCCGGTGGCCCCGGCTACCCCGGCGCGGAGTTCCCCGGTGAGTACCCGGGCGCCTTCGGCACCCCGCCGGCGCCGCGCAAGAAGGGCAAGGGCGGCCTGGTCGCGCTGATCGCCGCGGTCGCGCTGGTGGCCGGTGTCGCCGGCGGCATCACCGGTGCCGCGATCAAGGGCAACGGCTCCAACTCCGCCTTCGGCAGCAGCCGCACCAGCACCACGGTCAGCGGCAGCACCAACCAGGCCGCCCTCAACCGGGCACCCGACTCGGTGGCCGGCGTCGCCAACAAGGCGCTGCCGAGCGTCGTCACCATCAAGGCCGAGGGCAGCTCGGAGTCCGGCACCGGCACCGGGTGGGTCTTCGACACCGAGGGCCACATCGTCACCAACAACCACGTGGTCGCCCCGGCCCAGGGCGGCGGCAAGCTGACCGTCAAGTTCTCCGACGGCAACAGCTACCCCGCCTCGGTGGTCGGCCAGGCCAAGGGCTACGACCTCGCCGTGGTCAAGCTGGACAGCCAGCCGAGCGAGAAGCTCACCCCGCTCCCGCTGGGCGACTCCGACCAGGTCGCGGTCGGCGACACCACCATCGCGATCGGCGCCCCCTACGACCTGGAGAGCACCGTCACCTCCGGCATCGTCAGCGCCAAGAACCGCCCGGTCGCCTCCGGCGACGAGAGCGGCACGCAGACGTCCTACATGAACGCGCTGCAGACCGACGCCTCGATCAACCCGGGCAACTCCGGCGGCCCGCTGCTGAACGCCAGCGGCTCGGTGATCGGGGTTAACTCGGCGATCCAGTCCAACTCCAGCGGCAGCGGCCAGGCCGGCAGCATCGGCCTGGGCTTCGCGATCCCGATCAACCAGGTCAAGCGGGTCGCCCAGATGCTGATCAGCACCGGCACCCCGGTCTACGCGACGCTCGGCGTGCTGCGCAACGACAACTACAACGGCGACGGCGCGCAGATCAACACCGCCCCCGTCGGCAACACCGCGGCGGTCACCCCCGGCGGCCCGGCCGACAAGGCCGGCCTCAAGCCCGGCGACGTGATCACCAAGCTCGACGGCGAGGTCATCGACAACGGCCCCGCCCTGGTCAGTGCCATCTGGACGCACGCCCCCGGCGAGCAGGTCCAGATCGACTACACCCGCAACGGCCAGCCCGGCCACACCACCGTCACCCTGGGCAGCCGCACCGGCGACCAGCCCTCCTGA
- a CDS encoding ATP-binding protein: MALMVAREVPTSSTMAVPHGPASVGAARRRLRRDLGDRKVPAAVIDDAVLILSELLSNSCRYARPLAPLLDLAGGASEEFRLHGADMPKSAARAESAEAAAEAAALEVLLVSAGSHRHARAAHEPGSALSSSTPAQPAAGHGGAAGQPAEPAGGVLVRWQMHNDGLLTLEVTDGGATTRPLPASPSLTAKGGRGLSIVGQLAADWGVRDAPGEVTVWAALPARAEQPVRRSA; encoded by the coding sequence GTGGCGTTGATGGTGGCGCGTGAAGTGCCGACTTCATCAACTATGGCGGTGCCGCACGGCCCGGCCAGTGTCGGGGCTGCCCGGCGCAGGCTGCGGCGTGACCTGGGCGACCGTAAGGTCCCCGCTGCCGTCATCGACGACGCGGTTCTGATCCTTTCCGAACTGCTCAGCAATTCCTGCCGCTATGCGCGGCCGCTTGCACCATTGCTCGATCTCGCCGGGGGGGCGAGCGAGGAATTCCGACTTCACGGCGCCGATATGCCGAAGTCCGCGGCCCGCGCGGAAAGCGCGGAGGCCGCGGCGGAGGCCGCAGCGCTGGAGGTGCTGCTGGTCAGCGCCGGGTCGCACCGCCACGCGCGGGCGGCGCACGAGCCGGGCTCCGCGCTCTCGTCCAGCACCCCGGCGCAACCGGCGGCGGGGCACGGCGGGGCGGCGGGGCAGCCGGCGGAGCCGGCCGGCGGGGTGCTGGTGCGCTGGCAGATGCACAACGACGGCCTGCTGACCCTGGAGGTCACCGACGGCGGCGCCACCACCAGGCCGCTGCCGGCCAGCCCCTCGCTGACCGCCAAGGGCGGGCGCGGCCTGAGCATCGTCGGCCAGTTGGCCGCCGACTGGGGGGTGCGGGACGCGCCGGGCGAGGTGACCGTCTGGGCCGCGCTGCCGGCCCGGGCGGAGCAGCCCGTGCGCCGCTCGGCCTGA
- a CDS encoding DUF5926 family protein — translation MAKKAAKKSSQPSRSTATTDSVPVVGAREDCPCGSGRRYKACHGRQAAHAVQELVHRPFEGLPGEADWVALRELVPAATVPLTLVAGLTDGATGDVPSVTLATVLPLAWPALRRPDGSILLGLQTQSSSGDLSRDLADALTEALVTEPGNPVPTRRAAADGPRLQDLLDLGAPFTPAVHTGFEFWLEDAEAATGEVAASLERANASAIPTEKLAGVDSAYWCGTPDKNHLRWVMTVPEEQLLDALARLAATGEASIGEGTKLVGSFRAHGLTVPVWDLPLEMSAADCEKPAAAFAERLAGALDVSAPLSAEERRARANLVSRQVTLN, via the coding sequence ATGGCCAAGAAGGCCGCCAAGAAGTCGTCCCAGCCGAGCCGCAGCACCGCCACGACGGACAGCGTCCCCGTCGTCGGCGCCCGCGAGGACTGCCCCTGCGGATCGGGCCGCCGTTACAAGGCCTGTCACGGTCGGCAGGCCGCGCACGCCGTCCAGGAGCTGGTGCACCGCCCGTTCGAGGGACTGCCGGGCGAGGCCGACTGGGTGGCGCTGCGCGAGCTGGTGCCCGCCGCGACCGTGCCGCTGACGCTGGTCGCCGGCCTGACCGACGGGGCCACCGGTGACGTGCCGTCGGTCACCCTGGCCACCGTGCTGCCGCTGGCCTGGCCCGCGCTGCGCCGTCCGGACGGGTCGATCCTGCTCGGCCTGCAGACCCAGTCCTCCTCCGGCGACCTGAGCCGCGACCTCGCCGACGCACTGACCGAGGCCCTGGTGACCGAGCCCGGCAACCCGGTGCCGACCCGCCGGGCGGCTGCCGACGGCCCGCGCCTGCAGGACCTGCTGGACCTCGGCGCCCCCTTCACGCCCGCCGTGCACACCGGCTTCGAGTTCTGGCTGGAGGACGCCGAGGCCGCCACCGGCGAGGTCGCCGCCTCGCTGGAGCGCGCCAACGCCTCGGCGATCCCGACCGAGAAGCTGGCCGGGGTGGACAGCGCCTACTGGTGCGGCACCCCCGACAAGAACCACCTGCGCTGGGTCATGACGGTGCCCGAGGAGCAGCTGCTCGACGCGCTGGCCCGGCTGGCCGCCACCGGCGAGGCCTCGATCGGCGAGGGCACCAAGCTGGTCGGCTCGTTCCGCGCGCACGGCCTGACCGTGCCGGTCTGGGACCTGCCGCTGGAGATGTCGGCGGCCGACTGCGAGAAGCCGGCAGCGGCGTTCGCGGAGCGGCTGGCAGGCGCGCTCGACGTCAGCGCGCCCCTGAGCGCGGAGGAGCGCCGGGCGCGCGCGAATCTGGTGAGCCGTCAGGTCACGCTGAACTGA
- a CDS encoding glycoside hydrolase domain-containing protein — translation MVRYLRPTAFSAAALVLLLATDTTAAPGGRPGLAGVAGRLSPAGWATAATAAAAAAAAAASTASTAARAAPPPAPTVLPDPGQARLAGVTRTVFTGSAFDACSAPPLDTMRAWRGASPYGAIGIYSSGGQRACAQPRLTADWVRQVRALGWRLVPIHAGRQAPCAPPPGRSRSADRPQLIDPAHAVQQGQAEAAEAVKGLRRIGIGQGAPVYLDLEAYPPGNAGCAKAVVDFTLGWTQALHTAGYFAGFYSSLDSSITDLAAAARAGAAPLPDAVWYAHWDDRASTDGGGVLGADQWARHRRAHQHHGTVQETHGGVGLEIDRDQLDTLVAR, via the coding sequence ATGGTCCGCTACCTGCGTCCGACGGCGTTCTCGGCCGCCGCCCTCGTCCTGCTGCTGGCCACCGACACCACGGCCGCCCCCGGTGGCCGGCCCGGCCTCGCGGGGGTGGCGGGCCGGCTGTCCCCGGCCGGATGGGCGACCGCGGCGACGGCGGCGGCCGCGGCGGCCGCGGCGGCCGCGTCGACCGCGTCGACCGCGGCCCGCGCCGCGCCGCCCCCGGCACCGACCGTGCTGCCCGACCCAGGCCAGGCCCGGCTGGCCGGGGTGACCCGCACCGTCTTCACCGGCAGTGCCTTCGACGCCTGCAGCGCCCCGCCGCTGGACACCATGCGGGCCTGGCGCGGCGCCTCCCCGTACGGCGCGATCGGCATCTACTCCAGCGGCGGCCAGCGTGCCTGCGCCCAGCCCCGGCTGACCGCCGACTGGGTCCGCCAGGTCCGGGCGCTCGGCTGGCGGCTGGTGCCCATCCACGCGGGCCGGCAGGCGCCGTGCGCCCCACCGCCCGGCCGGTCGCGGTCGGCCGACCGGCCGCAGCTGATCGACCCGGCGCACGCCGTCCAGCAGGGCCAGGCGGAGGCGGCCGAGGCGGTCAAGGGCCTGCGGCGGATCGGGATCGGCCAGGGCGCGCCGGTCTACCTGGACCTGGAGGCCTACCCGCCGGGCAACGCCGGCTGCGCCAAGGCGGTGGTCGACTTCACCCTCGGCTGGACCCAGGCCCTGCACACCGCCGGGTACTTCGCCGGTTTCTACTCCAGCCTCGACTCCAGCATCACCGACCTGGCCGCCGCCGCCCGGGCCGGGGCGGCGCCGCTGCCGGACGCCGTCTGGTACGCCCACTGGGACGACCGCGCCAGCACCGACGGCGGTGGGGTGCTGGGCGCCGACCAGTGGGCCCGGCACCGCCGGGCCCACCAGCACCACGGGACCGTCCAGGAGACCCACGGCGGTGTCGGCCTGGAGATCGACCGGGACCAGCTGGACACCCTGGTGGCGCGCTGA
- a CDS encoding TetR/AcrR family transcriptional regulator: MSSPRAALIADTAIALIAERGLRGLTHRAVDEAAQLPAGSTSNHARTRAALLAVALDRIAEREASAMLLPPPADGAGPSGGAGVTGEVGAAAGAEPRVLLAELLAAGVHQALTGGRTLTLARFELALEATRRPELRDGYDRAGARFTAQLAQLLAFAGSADPHRHARCLVRWAEGVLFNALAGAGQAHVPGRAELRAEAERYLGALLG, encoded by the coding sequence ATGAGTTCGCCGCGCGCCGCCCTGATCGCCGACACCGCCATTGCCCTGATCGCCGAGCGGGGGCTGCGCGGGCTCACCCACCGGGCCGTGGACGAGGCGGCCCAGCTGCCCGCCGGCTCGACCTCCAACCACGCGCGCACCCGGGCGGCGCTGCTGGCGGTCGCGCTGGACCGGATCGCCGAGCGGGAGGCCTCGGCGATGCTGCTGCCGCCGCCGGCGGACGGGGCAGGGCCGTCGGGCGGAGCGGGCGTGACGGGCGAGGTGGGCGCGGCTGCCGGGGCCGAGCCGCGCGTCCTGCTGGCCGAGCTGCTGGCCGCCGGGGTGCACCAAGCGCTCACCGGGGGCCGGACGCTCACCCTGGCCCGCTTCGAGCTGGCCCTGGAGGCCACCCGGCGACCGGAGCTGCGGGACGGCTACGACCGCGCGGGTGCCCGGTTCACCGCGCAGCTCGCCCAGCTGCTGGCCTTCGCGGGCTCGGCCGATCCGCACCGGCATGCGCGCTGCCTGGTCCGCTGGGCCGAGGGGGTGCTCTTCAACGCGCTGGCCGGCGCCGGGCAGGCGCACGTCCCAGGCCGGGCCGAGCTGCGGGCGGAGGCGGAGCGCTACCTGGGCGCGCTGCTCGGCTGA
- a CDS encoding glycerophosphodiester phosphodiesterase family protein: MTTLDLSSTGPGRDARTVQVVAHRGSSAALPEHTLAAYRRALAEGADAVECDVRLTADRQLVCVHDRTIARVSDGGRRVVSTLTLAQLQAYDFGSWKPGGTEAERADPERRGVLPLADLLELVADCGRRVDLAIETKHPVRYRGAVEHELLRMLAHYGIGAAAGADQGDGERPHARLMSFSGLALGRLRGAGSAFPRVFLFEHPALLRLWPGAGLPAGAVIAGPGIELVRRRPELVTRLRAAGHRVHVWTVDEPEDVALCLELGVEAIITNRPRDVLDQLGR; encoded by the coding sequence GTGACGACTCTCGACCTCTCCTCCACCGGACCAGGACGCGACGCACGGACGGTCCAGGTGGTCGCCCACCGCGGCTCCTCCGCGGCGCTGCCCGAGCACACCCTGGCGGCCTACCGGCGGGCGCTGGCCGAGGGGGCGGACGCGGTCGAGTGCGACGTGCGGCTGACCGCGGACCGGCAGCTGGTCTGCGTCCACGACCGGACCATCGCCCGGGTCTCGGACGGCGGCCGGCGGGTGGTCTCCACGCTCACCCTGGCGCAGCTGCAGGCCTACGACTTCGGCTCCTGGAAGCCGGGCGGCACCGAGGCCGAGCGGGCGGACCCGGAGCGGCGCGGGGTGCTGCCGCTGGCCGACCTGCTGGAGCTGGTGGCCGACTGCGGGCGCCGGGTGGACCTGGCGATCGAGACCAAGCACCCGGTGCGCTACCGCGGCGCGGTCGAGCACGAGCTGCTGCGGATGCTGGCCCACTACGGGATCGGCGCGGCTGCCGGGGCCGACCAGGGCGACGGGGAGCGGCCGCACGCCCGGCTGATGAGCTTCTCCGGCCTGGCGCTGGGCCGGCTGCGCGGGGCCGGGTCGGCCTTCCCCCGGGTCTTCCTCTTCGAGCACCCGGCGCTGCTGCGGCTGTGGCCGGGCGCCGGCCTGCCCGCCGGCGCCGTGATAGCCGGGCCCGGGATCGAGCTGGTGCGGCGCCGGCCCGAGCTGGTGACCAGGCTGCGGGCGGCCGGGCACCGGGTGCACGTCTGGACGGTGGACGAGCCCGAGGACGTGGCGCTCTGCCTGGAGCTCGGGGTCGAGGCGATCATCACCAACCGGCCGCGGGACGTCCTGGACCAGTTGGGGCGCTGA
- a CDS encoding FAD-dependent monooxygenase: MTQSPERYAAVVGAGIGGLAAALALSRRGWRVTVHERAATLDPVGSGLSVAPNALRALDQLGLGDRIRAHAAAQGEAALRRPSGRRLARTSTEGFARAYGDPIVVLHRAELVAALADRLPAGALRTGGAVHLADPGDAHRPAVLETPDGPLTADLVVAADGLRSATRGQLFPDHPGPRYAGCTSWRTIVPRPARTRLPRGETWGRGALVGTVPLAEDRLYLYAAAWTPPGGRAPDGDERAELLRRFGGWFAPLPTLLAAADPAAVLRNDVWELADPLPAFHRGRVALLGDAAHAMTPFQGQGACQAVEDAVVLAHHLAGPGPVAAALARYGADRLPRTTRVAARSRQVARLIALRTPLAVAARDALLALGGLLPDGAVVRAAAPMLDWRPPTADGAARGI, translated from the coding sequence ATGACGCAATCCCCTGAGCGGTACGCGGCCGTCGTCGGCGCCGGCATTGGCGGCCTGGCCGCGGCGCTCGCCCTGTCCCGACGCGGCTGGCGGGTCACCGTGCACGAGCGCGCCGCCACCCTCGACCCGGTCGGCTCCGGCCTGAGCGTGGCCCCCAACGCGCTGCGCGCCCTGGACCAGCTCGGTCTCGGCGACCGGATCAGGGCGCACGCCGCGGCCCAGGGCGAGGCGGCCCTGCGCCGCCCGTCCGGCCGTCGGCTGGCCCGCACCAGCACCGAGGGCTTCGCCCGCGCCTACGGCGATCCGATCGTCGTGCTGCACCGCGCGGAGCTGGTCGCGGCCCTGGCCGACCGGCTGCCCGCCGGCGCACTGCGCACCGGCGGTGCGGTCCACCTCGCCGACCCGGGCGACGCCCACCGCCCCGCCGTGCTGGAGACCCCCGACGGCCCGCTGACCGCCGACCTGGTGGTGGCCGCCGACGGCCTGCGCTCGGCCACCCGCGGGCAGCTCTTCCCCGACCACCCCGGCCCGCGCTACGCGGGCTGCACCAGCTGGCGCACGATCGTCCCGCGGCCGGCCAGGACCAGGCTGCCGCGAGGCGAGACCTGGGGCCGCGGCGCGCTGGTCGGTACCGTCCCGCTCGCCGAGGACCGCCTCTACCTCTACGCCGCGGCCTGGACCCCGCCCGGCGGCCGGGCGCCCGACGGCGACGAGCGCGCCGAACTGCTGCGCCGCTTCGGCGGCTGGTTCGCCCCGCTGCCCACGCTGCTCGCCGCCGCCGACCCGGCCGCGGTGCTGCGCAACGACGTCTGGGAGCTGGCCGACCCGCTGCCGGCCTTCCACCGCGGCCGGGTCGCCCTGCTCGGCGACGCGGCCCACGCGATGACGCCGTTCCAGGGCCAGGGCGCCTGCCAGGCCGTCGAGGACGCCGTCGTCCTCGCCCACCACCTGGCCGGCCCCGGGCCCGTGGCAGCGGCCCTGGCCCGCTACGGCGCCGACCGGCTGCCCCGCACCACCCGGGTGGCCGCCCGCTCCCGCCAGGTGGCCCGGCTGATCGCGCTGCGCACCCCGCTCGCGGTCGCCGCCCGCGACGCCCTGCTCGCCCTCGGCGGCCTGCTTCCGGACGGCGCCGTGGTCCGCGCCGCCGCCCCGATGCTCGACTGGCGGCCGCCCACGGCCGATGGTGCCGCCCGCGGCATTTGA
- a CDS encoding purine-cytosine permease family protein, with protein MTAASPSPSPVTVLEPPGTDRAEAPLVLDTAPARTLGFRDQFALWANLGISLIGFTSAATVLGQPGSELSFTASVVAIVAGTVIGTAMLGVAALIGTRTGAPAMAVLRGLFGTRLSYLPTVLNILQCLGWGVYELIVIAWGAQTVAGTQGWRWLFVLLAGALTTALTIWPLGSIAALRKYVAIAVGVAMVYFTVQLGRQGWPDPGAGNWHGFLKATDAIIAVSISFVPLAADYTRHSRTGRASFWGTFSGYTVAQVWCYLLGLIALLQSHGNADNLLDSFAGVAAGWAFLLVLVLREADQSFANVYSTAMSVHNLFPRVDRRLLTGGIGLLVTALALQIKEFTDSYYAFLGLIGSVFVPLLAVLAVDFFLGRGRRGWDLGQQAPARPLMLLPWALGFAVYQFLAPTAVAGWWTGFWTGLQTAVHFTPQQWSSASLLSFLVAGLATLAVIRLPWLAERA; from the coding sequence ATGACGGCTGCTTCGCCTTCCCCTTCTCCTGTCACGGTGCTGGAGCCGCCGGGCACCGACCGCGCCGAGGCGCCGCTGGTGCTGGACACCGCGCCTGCGCGCACCCTGGGCTTCCGCGACCAGTTCGCGCTCTGGGCCAACCTCGGGATCAGCCTGATCGGCTTCACCAGCGCCGCGACGGTGCTCGGCCAGCCCGGCAGCGAGCTCTCCTTCACCGCCTCGGTGGTGGCGATCGTGGCCGGCACGGTGATCGGCACCGCGATGCTCGGGGTGGCCGCGCTGATCGGCACCCGGACCGGCGCGCCCGCGATGGCCGTGCTGCGCGGCCTGTTCGGCACCAGGCTGTCGTACCTGCCCACCGTGCTGAACATCCTGCAGTGCCTGGGCTGGGGCGTGTACGAGCTGATCGTGATCGCCTGGGGCGCCCAGACGGTGGCCGGCACCCAGGGCTGGCGCTGGCTCTTCGTGCTGCTGGCCGGGGCACTGACCACCGCGCTCACCATCTGGCCGCTGGGGTCGATCGCGGCGCTGCGCAAGTACGTGGCGATCGCGGTGGGCGTCGCGATGGTCTACTTCACGGTCCAGCTGGGCCGGCAGGGCTGGCCGGACCCCGGGGCCGGCAACTGGCACGGCTTCCTGAAGGCGACCGACGCGATCATCGCCGTCTCGATCTCCTTCGTGCCGCTGGCCGCCGACTACACCCGGCACTCGCGCACCGGGCGGGCCTCGTTCTGGGGCACCTTCTCCGGCTACACGGTCGCCCAGGTCTGGTGCTACCTGCTCGGCCTGATCGCGCTGCTCCAGTCGCACGGCAACGCCGACAACCTGCTCGACTCGTTCGCCGGGGTGGCGGCCGGCTGGGCCTTCCTGCTGGTGCTGGTGCTGCGCGAGGCGGACCAGTCGTTCGCCAACGTCTACTCGACCGCGATGTCGGTCCACAACCTCTTCCCGCGGGTGGACCGGCGGCTGCTGACCGGCGGGATCGGCCTGCTGGTGACGGCGCTGGCGCTGCAGATCAAGGAGTTCACCGACTCCTACTACGCCTTCCTCGGGCTGATCGGCTCGGTCTTCGTGCCGCTGCTCGCGGTGCTCGCGGTGGACTTCTTCCTGGGCCGCGGCCGGCGGGGCTGGGACCTGGGCCAGCAGGCCCCGGCCCGGCCGCTGATGCTGCTGCCGTGGGCGCTGGGCTTCGCCGTCTACCAGTTCCTGGCGCCGACCGCGGTGGCCGGCTGGTGGACCGGCTTCTGGACCGGCCTGCAGACCGCGGTGCACTTCACGCCGCAGCAGTGGTCCTCGGCCTCGCTCCTCTCCTTCCTGGTCGCGGGGCTCGCCACGCTCGCGGTGATCCGGCTGCCCTGGCTCGCCGAGCGCGCCTGA
- a CDS encoding FAD-binding oxidoreductase, with translation MSELTSRLAAGLPEGAVVVDPAVTGAYRHDMAGFCEAGEPAVLVFPRTVEEVQHVLRTASGLRVPVVPQGARTGLSGGANAVAGCILLSLVKMDRILELDPVNRIAVVEPGVVNAVLSRAAEERGLAYPPDPSSWESCTIGGNIGTGAGGLCCVKYGVTSEYVLGLDVVLADGRLLSTGRRTAKGVAGYDLTRLFVGSEGTLGVVVGAVLALRPAPAPQLALAAEFPSTAAACAAVNAVTEAGFTPSLMELMDSVVVAAVNRFGRMGLPETTRALLLVAFDGPERSSELAAVAQLCRAAGATEAVPAEDQAESELLLQARRLALPALDSLGTTMVDDVAVPRSRLAEMLAGVAGIAEQCGLTIGVVSHAGDGNTHPVVAFDAKDPEQVARAMESFEAIMALGLELGGTITGEHGVGLLKREWLARELGPVGLEVQKQMKGLFDPLGILNPGKLF, from the coding sequence GTGAGTGAGCTGACGAGCCGGTTGGCGGCCGGGCTGCCCGAGGGGGCGGTGGTGGTGGATCCGGCGGTGACCGGGGCGTACCGGCACGACATGGCCGGGTTCTGCGAGGCGGGTGAGCCGGCGGTGCTGGTCTTCCCGCGGACGGTGGAGGAGGTCCAGCACGTCCTGCGCACCGCGAGCGGGTTGCGGGTGCCGGTGGTGCCGCAGGGGGCCAGGACGGGGTTGTCGGGCGGGGCGAACGCGGTGGCGGGCTGCATCCTGCTGTCGCTGGTGAAGATGGACCGGATCCTGGAGCTGGACCCGGTGAACCGGATCGCCGTGGTGGAGCCGGGGGTGGTCAACGCGGTGCTCTCGCGGGCCGCCGAGGAGCGCGGGCTGGCCTATCCGCCGGACCCGTCCAGCTGGGAGTCCTGCACGATCGGCGGCAACATCGGCACCGGCGCGGGCGGGCTGTGCTGCGTGAAGTACGGGGTGACCAGCGAGTACGTACTGGGCCTGGACGTCGTGCTGGCGGACGGCCGGCTGCTGAGCACCGGGCGGCGCACCGCCAAGGGGGTGGCCGGCTACGACCTGACCCGGCTCTTCGTGGGCTCCGAGGGGACCTTGGGCGTGGTGGTCGGCGCGGTGCTGGCGCTGCGCCCGGCGCCCGCGCCGCAGTTGGCGCTGGCGGCCGAGTTCCCGAGCACGGCGGCGGCCTGCGCGGCGGTCAACGCGGTGACCGAGGCCGGGTTCACGCCCTCGCTGATGGAGCTGATGGACTCGGTGGTGGTCGCGGCGGTCAACCGGTTCGGCCGGATGGGGCTGCCGGAGACGACCAGGGCGCTGCTCCTGGTCGCCTTCGACGGTCCGGAGCGCAGCAGCGAGCTGGCGGCCGTGGCGCAGCTGTGCCGAGCCGCCGGGGCCACCGAGGCGGTGCCGGCCGAGGATCAGGCCGAGTCGGAACTGCTGCTCCAGGCCCGGCGGTTGGCGCTGCCCGCGTTGGACTCCCTGGGCACCACGATGGTGGACGACGTGGCGGTGCCGCGCTCCCGGCTGGCCGAGATGCTGGCGGGGGTGGCCGGGATCGCGGAGCAGTGCGGGCTGACCATCGGCGTGGTGAGCCATGCCGGTGACGGCAACACGCACCCGGTCGTCGCCTTCGACGCGAAGGATCCGGAGCAGGTGGCGCGCGCGATGGAGTCCTTCGAGGCGATCATGGCGCTCGGGTTGGAGCTGGGCGGCACGATCACCGGTGAGCACGGGGTCGGGCTGCTGAAACGGGAGTGGCTGGCACGGGAATTGGGGCCGGTCGGCCTTGAGGTCCAAAAGCAGATGAAAGGATTGTTCGACCCCCTGGGAATCCTCAATCCGGGCAAGCTGTTCTGA